The Nitrospira tepida genome includes a window with the following:
- a CDS encoding NAD(P)-dependent oxidoreductase → MKRHNCPTNIGWIGTGVMGTSMCSHLLANGHKVVLFTRTKAKAQGLIERGARWADSPRAVAEQAEVLVTMVGFPQDVRDVYCGPDGILAGTRSGMILVDMTTTDPSLSQEIAAAAQARGAMSLDAPVSGGDVGARQATLSIMVGGDQAALDRVMPLFMLMGNKIRHQGGPGAGQHTKLSNQIVIASTMIGVCESLLYGYQAGLDLPRMLESVRGGAAACWTLDHLAPRMLARDFDPGFFVEHFVKDMGIALEESRRMGLDLPGLALSHRLYQSVQAQGHGRCGTQALLLALENLSNTTLHAPLPEPDKSPLSFDTSA, encoded by the coding sequence ATGAAGAGGCACAACTGCCCCACCAACATCGGTTGGATCGGCACGGGTGTCATGGGAACCTCGATGTGCAGCCATCTCTTGGCGAACGGCCACAAGGTCGTACTGTTCACCAGGACCAAAGCCAAGGCCCAGGGATTGATCGAGCGGGGAGCCCGTTGGGCCGATTCTCCGAGGGCCGTGGCCGAGCAGGCGGAGGTGCTCGTTACCATGGTCGGGTTCCCGCAGGACGTGCGTGATGTGTACTGTGGCCCAGACGGAATCCTCGCCGGCACGCGATCCGGCATGATCCTGGTGGACATGACGACGACCGACCCCAGCCTCTCGCAAGAGATCGCCGCGGCCGCGCAGGCCAGAGGCGCAATGTCGTTGGACGCCCCCGTGTCCGGCGGGGATGTGGGAGCCCGCCAAGCAACCCTCTCGATCATGGTCGGCGGCGATCAGGCAGCCCTGGACCGGGTGATGCCGCTCTTCATGCTGATGGGCAACAAGATCCGACATCAGGGAGGACCCGGTGCCGGGCAGCACACGAAACTCAGCAACCAGATCGTGATCGCTTCAACCATGATTGGCGTCTGCGAAAGCCTCCTGTACGGCTATCAGGCGGGGCTGGACCTCCCGCGCATGCTCGAATCTGTTCGCGGCGGAGCCGCCGCCTGCTGGACGCTCGACCACCTGGCGCCTCGCATGCTCGCGCGCGACTTCGACCCGGGCTTCTTCGTCGAGCACTTTGTGAAAGACATGGGGATCGCCTTGGAGGAAAGCCGAAGAATGGGTCTCGACCTGCCGGGCCTTGCGCTGTCGCATCGGCTCTATCAATCAGTCCAAGCGCAAGGCCACGGCCGTTGCGGGACACAGGCGCTGCTGCTGGCGCTTGAGAACTTGTCCAACACGACGCTCCACGCCCCACTGCCTGAACCGGACAAGTCGCCCCTGTCCTTTGATACGTCGGCTTAG
- the kdpC gene encoding potassium-transporting ATPase subunit KdpC, translating into MSVTAQLRPALMTLLLLTIITGLLYPLAVTGVAQALFPRQANGSLIVQNGQVLGSSLIGQPFDDLKYFWSRPSATSPFPYNAAASGGSNLGPTNPALIKAVQDRVATLTAADPDNPLPIPVDLITASGSGLDPHLSPAAADYQVRRVARARGMDEDVVRRLVAEHTEGRQWGVLGEPRVNVLLVNLALDRHR; encoded by the coding sequence ATGTCTGTCACGGCCCAACTCCGACCCGCGCTGATGACGCTTTTGCTGTTGACGATCATCACGGGCCTGCTCTATCCATTGGCCGTCACGGGAGTCGCCCAGGCGCTCTTCCCACGTCAGGCCAACGGCAGCCTCATCGTCCAGAACGGCCAAGTCCTCGGGTCGTCGCTGATCGGTCAGCCGTTTGACGACCTGAAATATTTCTGGAGCCGTCCCTCCGCGACATCGCCCTTTCCATACAATGCCGCTGCGTCCGGCGGATCGAATCTCGGGCCAACCAACCCGGCGCTCATCAAGGCGGTGCAGGACCGTGTCGCAACCCTGACGGCCGCCGATCCGGACAATCCCTTGCCCATTCCCGTCGACCTCATCACTGCCTCCGGAAGCGGCCTCGATCCTCACCTCAGCCCGGCGGCGGCCGACTATCAAGTCCGGCGCGTGGCCCGTGCCCGCGGTATGGACGAGGACGTTGTCCGCCGTCTCGTGGCTGAGCATACCGAAGGCCGGCAATGGGGGGTGCTCGGCGAACCGCGGGTCAATGTCCTGCTGGTGAATCTCGCGTTGGATCGCCACCGATAG
- a CDS encoding sensor histidine kinase: MTDTRPDPDALLKKAQEEERQRHRGRLKVFFGANPGVGKTYAMLEAAHEQRRDGVDVVIGVVETHGRAETESLVKDLEIIPRRRVEYLGTTLSEFDLDAALARRPTIMLVDELAHTNVPGSRHAKRWQDVQELLRAGIHVYTTLNVQHLESLNDVVAKITNVRVRETVPDSILEQAEDVELIDLPPDDLLQRLKDGKVYLSDQIRQAAQHFFRKGNLLALRELALRRTAERVDQQMEVYRRDHAVVQTWPAAETILVCVNMKPRGPRLVRAARQMAAGFHAKWIAAYVQIPRHLTLPQAERDRVVHTLRLAEQLGAETVTLTGEDVAQEVLAYARSRNVTKIIVGKPVRAWWKEWLFGSVVSDLVHRSGDIDIYVITGEAGEGRPLAAQALQRSSPTSGYRLAAFVVCLSTAVAWLMNPYFGSANLIMVYLIGVMVTAIRYGRGPSVLASLLSVAAFDFFFVPPYFTFAVSDLQYLLTFGVMLAVALTISGLAVRIRRQAEMARYREKRTSVLYAMSRDLATHRGAATLANLAAKHLREVFDSQVAVFLADSDKRLQLQRGEQLFFEFDPKEAGVAQWVFDHNERAGLGSDTLPGSSALYLPLVGSDGPIGVVAVRPEQASRVLDPDQLHLLESLAGQVALAIERTRLSEEAQRAHVQAETERMRNAILSSVSHDLRTPLASITGAAGSLLDESNRLDPAGRQELIRSIHHEADRLDQLLKNLLDMMRLEAGALHLNKDWHPMEEVAGSALARMERRLSGHRVVVLFPEDLPLLFVDGVLLQQVVINLLENAAKYAPAGSTIELSASAKEGEVIVEVADRGAGLPPGEEDRIFDKFYRAKPTGEGGVGLGLTICRGIVEAHGGRIWAEHREGGGARFRFAIPLPKQQPAVPAEQMEPQSA, translated from the coding sequence ATGACCGACACACGACCAGATCCCGATGCCCTGCTGAAAAAGGCGCAGGAGGAAGAGCGGCAGCGGCATCGAGGCCGGCTGAAGGTCTTCTTTGGCGCCAATCCCGGCGTCGGAAAGACCTATGCGATGTTGGAAGCGGCGCACGAGCAACGGCGCGACGGCGTCGATGTCGTGATCGGCGTGGTCGAGACCCACGGCCGGGCCGAGACCGAATCGCTGGTCAAGGATCTGGAGATCATCCCGCGCCGGCGCGTCGAATACCTGGGCACGACGCTGTCGGAGTTCGATCTCGACGCCGCCCTCGCCCGGCGCCCGACGATCATGCTGGTCGACGAGCTGGCTCATACGAACGTGCCGGGGTCTCGCCATGCCAAACGGTGGCAGGACGTGCAGGAACTGCTCCGCGCCGGCATTCATGTCTACACCACGCTCAACGTGCAGCATCTGGAGAGCCTCAACGACGTGGTCGCCAAGATCACGAACGTCCGCGTGCGGGAGACGGTGCCGGATTCCATCCTGGAACAGGCCGAGGATGTCGAGCTGATCGATCTCCCGCCGGACGATCTGCTCCAACGGCTCAAAGACGGCAAGGTCTACCTGTCAGACCAGATCCGGCAGGCGGCCCAACACTTCTTCCGGAAGGGCAATCTGCTGGCCCTGCGGGAACTTGCCCTTCGTCGCACCGCCGAACGGGTGGACCAACAGATGGAGGTTTACCGCCGGGATCATGCGGTGGTGCAGACCTGGCCCGCCGCGGAGACCATTCTGGTCTGCGTGAACATGAAACCGCGCGGGCCCCGTCTGGTTCGCGCCGCCCGGCAGATGGCGGCGGGATTCCATGCCAAGTGGATCGCGGCCTACGTGCAGATCCCGCGCCACCTGACCCTGCCGCAAGCCGAGCGCGACCGCGTCGTCCACACGCTTCGGCTGGCCGAGCAACTGGGCGCCGAGACGGTGACGCTGACCGGGGAGGATGTCGCGCAGGAAGTCCTGGCCTATGCGCGCAGCCGCAACGTCACCAAGATCATCGTCGGCAAACCCGTGCGGGCTTGGTGGAAGGAATGGCTCTTCGGGTCCGTCGTGTCCGATCTGGTCCATCGCAGCGGCGACATCGACATTTACGTCATCACCGGGGAGGCGGGTGAAGGACGCCCGCTGGCCGCGCAGGCCCTCCAGCGATCCAGTCCGACCTCGGGGTACAGGCTGGCTGCCTTCGTGGTCTGTCTCTCCACGGCAGTCGCTTGGCTGATGAACCCCTACTTCGGATCGGCCAATCTGATCATGGTCTATCTGATCGGCGTCATGGTGACCGCGATTCGCTATGGTCGAGGCCCCTCCGTGCTGGCCTCGCTGCTGAGCGTGGCGGCCTTCGATTTCTTCTTCGTGCCGCCCTACTTCACCTTTGCGGTATCCGACCTCCAATACCTCTTGACCTTTGGGGTCATGTTGGCCGTTGCCCTGACGATCAGCGGGCTGGCCGTGCGGATCCGGCGGCAGGCGGAAATGGCGCGCTATCGCGAAAAGCGAACCTCGGTGCTCTATGCGATGAGCCGTGATCTCGCCACCCACCGGGGCGCGGCGACCCTGGCCAATCTGGCCGCGAAGCATCTGCGCGAAGTGTTCGACAGCCAGGTGGCCGTCTTCCTGGCGGACTCCGACAAGCGACTCCAGCTCCAACGGGGCGAGCAGCTCTTCTTCGAATTCGATCCCAAGGAGGCCGGCGTGGCGCAGTGGGTGTTCGACCACAATGAACGGGCCGGTCTGGGCAGCGATACGCTGCCCGGCTCCAGCGCGCTCTATCTCCCCCTGGTCGGCTCCGACGGTCCGATTGGGGTCGTGGCCGTTCGGCCCGAGCAGGCGAGCCGCGTCCTCGATCCCGATCAATTGCACCTGCTGGAATCGCTGGCCGGTCAGGTTGCGCTGGCGATCGAGCGGACCCGGCTCTCCGAGGAGGCGCAGCGGGCTCATGTTCAGGCCGAAACCGAACGGATGCGGAATGCCATCCTCAGCTCCGTGTCGCACGACCTGCGCACGCCGCTGGCCTCGATCACCGGCGCGGCCGGCAGCCTGCTCGATGAATCAAACCGGCTTGATCCCGCCGGCCGGCAGGAGTTGATCCGGTCGATTCATCACGAAGCCGATCGGCTCGATCAGTTGCTGAAAAACCTGCTCGACATGATGCGTCTGGAAGCCGGGGCCCTCCACCTCAACAAGGATTGGCACCCCATGGAGGAAGTGGCCGGTTCCGCGCTGGCCCGCATGGAGCGACGCTTATCGGGTCATCGCGTCGTCGTCTTGTTTCCTGAAGACTTGCCGCTCCTGTTCGTGGACGGGGTCCTCCTTCAGCAAGTGGTGATCAATCTGCTGGAGAACGCCGCCAAGTATGCCCCTGCCGGGAGCACGATCGAGCTGTCTGCGTCGGCCAAGGAGGGGGAAGTCATCGTTGAGGTCGCGGACCGTGGGGCGGGCCTGCCGCCCGGCGAAGAGGACCGGATCTTCGACAAGTTTTACCGCGCCAAACCGACGGGGGAAGGAGGGGTCGGACTGGGCTTGACCATTTGCCGAGGCATTGTTGAAGCCCACGGCGGGCGGATCTGGGCGGAGCATCGCGAGGGAGGCGGCGCGCGGTTCCGTTTTGCGATCCCGCTGCCCAAACAGCAGCCTGCCGTGCCTGCGGAACAGATGGAACCTCAATCGGCGTGA
- a CDS encoding outer membrane beta-barrel protein, with protein MIGPSGSCSVIVTLLLLGLFGTMARAGDTPDLNCASPASVRHETDDKSRLWRYGACVDLSYALDFNFPQNHLWRSKGTTPRVNEFAPNLGLIYVRKDMTTSSPWGMEFGLQGGYDTQGLVPPTRPEIDRPIGGADTLRHLSRANVSYLAPVGTGLTITAGLFNSFIGYESFYAMNNHTSTRTYIADYSPYFMLGISAQYRISDRIKAAIYVVNGYNYLSKPNDQPSYGAQVVWSASARMTVTQNLYAGPDQFKTSTEFWRVFSDSIIEYKFETVTLALAYDIGTEQIAQAVGAPRTFWTGGMAVARWQFSPQWAVALRPEFYWDRTGQLTGTEQLIKAVTSTLEYKLPYRRCTKTIVRLEYRYDESTGSGGGFFKDGEIRPGVVGLTSGQHLLIAALLWSFDSPR; from the coding sequence ATGATCGGGCCGAGTGGTTCCTGTTCCGTGATCGTCACCCTGCTCTTGCTTGGCCTCTTCGGGACGATGGCTCGGGCCGGCGACACCCCCGATCTCAACTGCGCGAGTCCCGCGTCCGTCCGGCACGAAACCGACGACAAGTCCCGGCTCTGGCGTTACGGCGCCTGCGTCGATCTCAGTTACGCCCTCGACTTCAATTTTCCGCAAAACCATCTCTGGCGCAGCAAAGGCACGACTCCCAGGGTGAATGAGTTCGCCCCAAATCTGGGGCTGATCTATGTCAGGAAGGATATGACGACGAGTTCCCCTTGGGGCATGGAGTTCGGCCTCCAGGGCGGCTATGACACACAGGGCCTGGTGCCTCCCACCAGACCGGAGATCGATCGCCCGATCGGCGGAGCCGACACGCTTCGTCACCTCTCCAGGGCCAATGTCTCCTACCTGGCGCCTGTCGGAACGGGACTCACCATTACGGCCGGCCTGTTCAACAGTTTCATCGGTTACGAGTCCTTCTATGCCATGAACAACCATACCTCTACGAGGACCTACATCGCCGACTACTCTCCCTATTTCATGCTGGGGATCAGCGCGCAGTATCGGATCAGCGACCGGATCAAGGCGGCGATCTATGTCGTGAACGGCTACAACTATCTCTCGAAACCCAATGACCAGCCGAGTTACGGCGCACAAGTCGTCTGGTCAGCGTCCGCGCGCATGACCGTAACCCAGAATCTCTATGCGGGACCGGACCAATTCAAGACCAGTACCGAGTTCTGGCGGGTTTTTTCCGACAGTATCATTGAATACAAATTTGAGACGGTGACCTTGGCCCTGGCCTACGATATCGGCACGGAGCAGATCGCGCAGGCTGTCGGAGCGCCCCGGACATTTTGGACGGGCGGCATGGCCGTCGCGCGCTGGCAGTTCTCGCCCCAATGGGCCGTGGCCCTGCGTCCGGAATTCTATTGGGACCGTACCGGCCAATTGACCGGTACGGAGCAACTTATCAAGGCGGTGACGTCGACCCTGGAATACAAGCTACCCTATCGTCGGTGCACGAAGACGATTGTCCGGCTGGAGTATCGCTACGACGAGTCCACGGGGTCAGGCGGCGGATTCTTCAAAGATGGAGAGATTCGTCCCGGCGTGGTGGGGCTCACGTCCGGGCAGCACCTGCTGATCGCCGCCCTGCTTTGGTCGTTCGATTCACCCCGCTAA
- a CDS encoding SET domain-containing protein produces MEARDLYIGNGPKGLGVYAGRTILPGERILTFTGPLIDFVGTLALGEREGDALQIGLDLYIYLDQPGRYVNHSCRPNAGIVEDRILVALSPIFPDDEICYDYSTTMKEDHWTMACLCGSPACRREIRDFTTLSPDLQQWYLGQGIVQRFLTPQPATVPHVQPLSLPEVSI; encoded by the coding sequence ATGGAGGCGCGGGACTTGTATATCGGAAACGGACCGAAGGGACTTGGAGTCTATGCTGGTCGGACGATCCTGCCGGGCGAGCGGATTCTCACCTTCACCGGCCCGCTGATCGACTTCGTCGGGACTTTGGCGCTGGGGGAGCGCGAGGGTGATGCGCTCCAGATCGGTCTGGATCTATACATCTATCTCGACCAACCGGGCCGCTATGTGAATCACTCCTGCCGCCCCAACGCGGGGATCGTCGAGGACCGCATCCTCGTGGCCCTGTCGCCGATTTTCCCCGACGACGAAATCTGCTACGACTATTCCACCACGATGAAGGAAGACCATTGGACCATGGCCTGTCTGTGCGGCAGCCCTGCCTGCCGGCGGGAGATCCGCGACTTCACGACCCTGTCGCCGGACCTTCAGCAATGGTATCTTGGGCAGGGGATTGTCCAGCGATTCTTGACGCCGCAGCCAGCGACCGTGCCCCATGTCCAGCCCCTGTCCCTCCCAGAAGTATCGATCTGA
- a CDS encoding response regulator translates to MSGHEATLLVIEDEPEIRRFLRASLPAHGYRLFEATTGRDGLAEAKARNPDLILLDLGLPDMDGAEVIRQVREWTATPIIVLSARDQERVKVAALDLGADDYVTKPFGLNELLARLRTALRHARRPDDGSTAALFTAGDVTVDLERRLVRRKDQAIRLTATEYKLLAALIKHAGKVLTHRQLLKEVWGPLHVEEAHYLRVYMRQLRNKLEANPAHPRHLVTEVGVGYRLRVD, encoded by the coding sequence ATGTCCGGGCATGAGGCGACGCTGCTCGTGATCGAGGACGAGCCGGAGATTCGCCGGTTCCTGCGCGCCTCGCTGCCGGCGCACGGTTATCGGCTGTTCGAAGCGACCACCGGACGGGACGGTCTGGCGGAGGCGAAGGCGCGAAACCCCGATCTGATCCTGCTCGACCTGGGCCTGCCTGACATGGACGGGGCGGAGGTGATCCGGCAGGTCCGCGAGTGGACCGCGACCCCGATCATCGTCCTCTCGGCCCGCGACCAAGAACGCGTCAAGGTCGCCGCGCTCGATCTCGGCGCGGACGACTATGTCACCAAGCCGTTCGGCCTCAATGAATTGCTGGCCCGTCTCCGAACGGCGCTGCGACATGCGCGCCGCCCCGACGATGGGAGCACAGCCGCGTTGTTCACGGCCGGTGATGTGACGGTCGATCTGGAACGACGCCTGGTGCGGAGGAAGGACCAGGCGATTCGGTTGACGGCGACCGAATACAAACTCCTCGCGGCGCTGATCAAGCATGCCGGAAAAGTGCTGACGCATCGTCAGTTGCTGAAAGAAGTCTGGGGGCCGTTGCACGTCGAGGAAGCGCATTATCTGCGCGTGTACATGCGGCAACTACGCAACAAGTTGGAGGCCAATCCCGCGCACCCGCGGCATCTTGTGACGGAGGTGGGCGTCGGCTATCGGCTCCGCGTCGATTGA